Within Helicoverpa zea isolate HzStark_Cry1AcR chromosome 17, ilHelZeax1.1, whole genome shotgun sequence, the genomic segment AATTTTATAGATGTCTAAAGAGTTCTACCACTAACCAGGCAGAAAATAACACCAATGTTTCATCACAATCGGTAGCCGAACTTCATCAATTTTGGTCAGGAATATGGGAGAGGCCTATATCCCATAACACAGAGGCAGAGTGGattaaagaagaagaagaaaaacataaaaatatacaagacaTGACTTTTGAGCATATACCCATAGATACTTTTCAGGATGTTCTTAACAAGTTACACAATTGGAAAGCTCCTGGTTCCGACAATATACACAATTTTTGGTACAAAAAATTTACATGCACTCATCCGTACCTTCATAActatattaacatttttattaagaagCCAGAAGACATGCCTACATACATAGCAGAAGGGCTAACGTACATGATATCTAAAGATAGCACTGATTACAATAACCCAGCCAAGTACAGACCAATTACATGCCTTCAAAccatatacaaaataataacatcatGTATTACCCAACTTATATATAAACATCTTGAAataaacacgattttatctgAGGAACAAAAAGGGTGCCGGAAACTGAGCCAGGGCTGTAAAGAGCAATTGACAATAGACGCTGTAATCCTGCAACACgttaaaagatataaaaaagaCCTATACACTATGTACATTGACTATAGAAAAGCGTATGACTCAGTTCCACATACGTGGCTACTTAAAGTTCTTGACATTTATAAAGTTAACCCTCAAATTATTACATTCTTAAGCAATATAAGTACTCACTGGGCAACACGCTTACATCTAAAAACACCAACAGAATTAATAGAGACCCCGCCAATTAAGATCCAAAGAGGTATATTCCAAGGAGATTCCCTTAGTCCCTTATGGTTCTGCCTAGCCTTAAACCCACTATCGAATAAATTAAACTCAAACACACCAGGTTTTAAATTACAGATTAATGACTCGCTGAATGAAATTCCGACTGACCCACAagaatttaaaatcaatcatctcctttatatggatgacattAAATTGTACGCTACATCACAAGAAGATTTATTCGAATTAGCTAACATTACTGAGCAGTTCTCATGTGATATAGGAATGGAATTCGGcattgacaaatgcaaaattaattcTGTAAAGGGGGGGCAGACATATGAACACTCGTATACTACACAGGCAGGTGACATAATAAATTCATTGGATGAAAACGAAACTTATAAGTACTTAGGATATATacaagataaacaaataaaacataaagaaataaaacaaaaactaactcTTCAATTCAAACACAGACTCAAATCTATTCTTAACACTCAATTAAACGCTAAACATACTATTAAGGCAATTAACACATACGCAATACCCATTCTTACCTACTCATTTGGAATCATAAACTGGAATAAGACAGAACTTAAAAATCTGCAACGCGTTATAAACACAACCTTAACCAAACATAGGAAACACCATCCCCGCTCCTGCATACAAAGACTGACATTACCAAGAAAGGATGGTGGACGGGGGATTATAGACATTACAAACCTACACAATAAGCAAATTGGTATACTccgaaaatattttgattcaaaAAGCACTAACTCTATCCTACACAAAGCAATAGCTCATAATGACCGGAAACTCACACCACTAAACATGCATGATAAGATGCCACAAAATAACGAAATATTAATTGACAGACTGACTAAATTAACAGAATGGGCCCGGAAGTCACTACATGGAAGACATCTCTTCGACCTGAACCAGCAAAACGTCGACAAATTAGCGTCGAACGAATGGCTAAGGCGAGGAGATCTCTTCCCTGAGACTGAAGGGTTCATGTTAGCCATTCAGGACCAAGTTATCGAAACACGCAACTATCAGAAGCATATCATGCGAGCCGCTATCCCGACTGATATCTGTAGAAAATGCAGCAGTGCCTCTGAAAATATCCAGCACATTACCGGAGCATGCAAAGCAATAGTGCAGACCGACTATAAACATAGACACGATCAGATTGCTAACATCATACATCAAAAACttgcaataaaatacaaattaattccCCCACCATCAGTACCCTACTATAAATACAATCCCCAAATAGTTCTTGAAAACAACACCCATAAATTATACTTCGATCGCGCCATCCTCACTGATAGGACAGTACATTATAACAGACCGGACATCACCTTGCtagataaaattaacaaaaccgcTCAAATCATAGATATTGCTGTACCGAACACACACAACCTGCAACACACCATTTCAGAAAAACTATCAAAATACACCGACCTTAAAATTGAAATGTGCCGTATGTGGCGATTGGGCAGTGTCTCAATTATTCCCATAGTGCTTTCAACGACTGGTGTAATTCCAAAGCAACTGCATCAGTCGCTGAAAACACTGGACTTAGCACCGACCACCTATCGAACCCTCCAGAAGGCTGCCATCTTGAACACTTGCCGAATCGTTAGAAAATTTTTACAAAATGACAGTGAAACCCAGACAACTATATCAATCCCCACAGACACACAACAAAGACTTCAAAACACACCTAACAATCCAGCACATCTCCCTTCATCATTCACATAGGTTAGCACTTGGCTTCGGCCCGTGCTAATCTAAAAAACCCGGTAGTTTATACCgagatacaaaaatgtatacccaaaaataataataataagagccccgcagggcatctgaggcggatgacggggagtagcgaccccgcggggctatatatccgagtgctccagggagagtatactgtcccccatctccggcttgccggagtgaagcatgacgggggataggtctcccgcctcttggcttgccttcatcggccggtcagagtggagtcgctagagcaaggttagtcctgctcggagggtaggtgcctcgtggtaagtggcgagtgggccggtgatgctggacccacagggagcgcgtgatctgcgtttaaagtccgccgaggtatcctcacccttctcagccgctcatgtccctgctgccctcttgttgcttttcagtgactgattcccgggggcccagtaagtgagttggcgagtctccacctgccattttaacatgtatttaatacattgtcatcggcaggtgccatagttcccgtagttcccccattcctagtccactagcatcccatcacaatagcccaagtagttttcatccatagttagcaatagtttagcacagaaccggggattgtccttaggtacatttctatagtgtatacagggataatcgtcggttttgtgacaccatttcattaaagttgtctcaaaagggcttcagcgtgttggcttcggccccacgttcgcctctcaaaaatccgggactctgtagtcccgaggtcagaaagagacatacaaataataataataataagccccgcagggcatctgaggcggatgacggggagtagcgaccccgcggggctatatatccgagtgctccagggagagtatactgtcccccacctccggcttgccggagtgaagcatgacgggggataggtctcccgcctcttggcttgccttcatcggccggtcagagtggagtcgctagagcaaggttagtcctgctcggagggtaggtgcctcgtggtaagtggcgagtgggccggtgatgctggacccacagggagcgcgtgatctgcgtttaaagtccgccgaggtatcctcacccttctcagccgctcatgtccctgttgccctcttgttgcttttcagtgactgattcccgggggcccagtaagtgagttggcgagtctccacctgccattttaacatgtatttaatacattgtcatcggcaggtgctatagttcccgtagtttccccattcctagtccattagcatcccatcacaatagcctaagtagttttcatccatagttagcaatagtttagcacagaaccggggattgtccttgggtacatttctatagtgtatacagggataatcgtcggttttgtgttaccatttcattaaagttgtctcaaaagggcttcagcgtgttggcttcggccccacgttcgccttccaaaaatccgggactctgtagtcccgaggtcagaaagagacatacaaataataataataataagccccctAAATTCCTACCTTACGTCCGCGTCGAACATCAGACCACGTGGGGGGCGGACACGTATACTATCGAAACTTATACGGCTAACAAGGCAAAGGTAACCCATTAACATGGAGACTCGTTCTAAAAGTAAACGTATAGGGCCGCTGCCCGGGGGCGATCGCCGGGGCACACCTGGAGCTGACGCTGGGTGTCACAGCATGCGAACCGTCAGCGGTGAGGAGTTGAACAGGCGGGCTCCCACCGACAAAGATACTACAGCCGACAACAGTGACGATGGTGACAGACATACAGACCGTACAGACACTCCAATAGAACCATTTAGCCCTAGTACCATTTCTTACACACCCTCCAGAGCATCATCACCATCGATACCATCGTCACCTCCCACACACTCATCACCTCCTCATACTAGTATGAGATATTATCCACCACTACCAGCTTTGAATGTTGCGCGGGGGGCAAGTGCCTTTTTGCCCGCGTCCACCAAAGCTGGAAAACCAAGAGTTCGCATGAGATGGAGCAAAGAAGTGAATACCTTTATCATGCGAACCTACTTTCACATCACCAAATTAGAGACCGACATGACCACTTACCGCCAACAGTTGCATGAACTTTTCACTCGACAGTACCCCGAAATTAGTGTCTCAGAACAACGCATTTCAGATCAAAGAAGAACAATAGTTAGGAATAAACTTCTATCCCAAGTAGAAATAGATAAACTGAAGGAAGAAGTGCGGGAACAGCTAGAGACTTTAAGTTATATTCCTATGACAGAAACACACACGGCAACACAAAACACAACACAAGTACAATCGCACTCACCTACTCAATCTCAAACGAACACACAATCTCAACCGTACACTCACACACCACCATACTCACAAGGCACACACACATCCACACAAACTGAAAACATTACCATAACGCTAGAAAACGATATCGAGACGCTAGAAAATTTCCATCAAAATCAGTTATCAGACACGTACATCCAAGAAATACACGAAAAACTTAAAACTGCTTTAACACAGTACTCGGGGATGGACCCAGCAGTTCGTCCGAAACTACCTAAACTTAAATACACACCAAAACTTACTCACTTAGTACGTATATTTAATACTATCATACTACACCAATACATAGATGAAAACATGACAATTATAGACATACACACACTGATATACTGCACAGCGCTAGTCATATCCGAAGagcttaattataaaattacagaaTACACCGGCAACACAAGACCAAGAACAGTAAATAAACCACCATGGCAACAAAGACTCGAAAGAGATATCGAAAAATTACGAGCCGACTGCGGTAGACTAACGCAATATATAAACAACAATAGATCTAATAGAGTAGTTAAAAGAGTCGAAGCTATTTTCAAGAACATGACAACACACACTAGACACGAGAACGACAACAGAAAACCTGAGGAGTTCTTAGACACATTAAAACAGAAGCTCGCACTAAAAGTCCATAGGCTAAGGCGATACAATAAGGCACAAGAGCGCAAACACGATAACACCATGTTTGCTACTAACGAAAAGAACTTCTACAGAAACTTACACAAATCACAAATACACACAACAACTGACATCAACACTAACACACAATTACCAACAACAGAACAATTAGAATCATTTTGGGCTGGTATTTGGGAAGACCAGGTTCAACATAACGATAAAGCTAGGTGGATCACTGAGGAAACAACCAAATGGAATGCACTAGAAGAAATGGAATTCACAAACATTTCTGAATCAGATATTAATTACACTACAGCTAAATTACACAACTGGAAATCGCCTGGTATTGACAAAATACACAATTATTGGTACAAAAAATTTGACTCACTACACAAAATTATCGCAAAAAACTTCACAGATATAGTCCTAGGAAAACAAAACATACCTGATTTCATCGCAACCGGAATAACTTATATGCTACCAAAGGCTCAATACTCATCTCAACCTTCCCAATACAGACCAATCACATGTCTTCCCACAATATACAAAATACTCACCTCCGTACtcacaaataaaatcaacaagCACCTTGAACACCATAACATTATAGCAGAGGAACAGAAAGGGTGTAGAAGAGGCCACATGGGATGtaaggaacaattaattatagacTCAGTAATACACAAACATGCTACCACCAAAAATAGAAATCTGCACTGTACATACATAGACTACAAAAAAGCTTTTGATAGTATCCCACATACATGGTTAATCCAAATAttacacatttacaaaataaacccTAAAATAATAGACTTCCTCCATCACATCATGGCCCGCTGGAAAACAACATTACACTTACATTACAACAACGACACTATCACAACACGACAAATATCTATTAGAAAAGGTATTTATCAGGGCGACTCCCTGAGTCCATTATGGTTCTGTCTAGCGCTGAACCCCTTGTCCAACCTACTCAACAACTGTCAAGCCGGATACCCTCTTAAACACACCACAACAGACGAAATCACAATATCACACCTCATCTACATGGATGACATTAAACTATACACAAAAACAGAGAGAGAAATGAAACAATTAATAGACATCACCACAGAATTCAGTACAGACATCAACATGCAATTTGGACTGGACAAATGCAAAACACTTCACATAATTAGGGGCAAAATAAAACCAGGAGACTACACCGTTAACACTTCAGACACAATTGCAGCTATGGAACCAACAGATCTGTACAAATACCTAGGCTATAAACAACTCAAAGGATTGGACCATACCTctattaaaaacacattaatttCAGAGTATAAACGGAGAGTGACCGCAATATGCAAAAAACAACTCTCTGGAAAACATTTCATCAAAGCATTGAACACCTATGCAATTCCAATATTGACCTACTCGTTTGGAATTATAAAATGGTCCAAAACTGACATACAACAAATCGAACGAACAACACGCACCACACTCACCAAACACAATAATCTTCACCCGAAATCCGCAATAGAGCGACTCACAATCAAACGCCAAAACGGAGGGAGAGGCCTAATAGACATCAACTATCTTTGGCAGAAACAAATTCATAGGCTGAAAACATTCTTCCACACAAAATCACACACCAGTATCATCCATAAATCGGTTACGCTAAATGATCACAACTTCACCCCACTCAACTTACACGAACAAACAGACACACAACACAACAACACTACTGAcccacaaatacaaaaaatagagGACTGGAAAAAGAAAGTCCTGCACGGGCGACACCCACACGACCTGGAACAACCACACATAGACACGATAGCCTCGAACAAATGGCTCAAAATCGGTAACCTGTTCCCTGAAACCGAAGGATTTATCATAGCAATCCAAGATCAGATTATTAACACCAAAAActacagaaaatatattatcaaaGACCCCACAGCCACCAACGACAAATGCCGCAAATGCCACACACAACCAGAGACCATACAACACATTACAGGGGCATGCACAACACTCACACAGACAGACTACACTCACAGACACAACCAGGTTGCAAACATCATTCACCAAAAGCTAGCACTCAAACACAAACTCATACAAGACACAAACACACCCTACTACAAGTACACACCACAAACAGTTCTAGAAAACAATACACATAAACTTTACTACGATCGCGCAATACTAACAGATAGAACTGTCCACTATAATAGACCAGATATCACCCTTcaggataaaataaacaaagtcacCTACCTTATAGATATCGCAGTACCCAACACCCATAACTTACAAAAAACAATAGTAgaaaaaataagcaaatatgAAGAACTTAAAGAAGAGGTCACGAGAATTTGGAGACAAGATAAAGTATACGtagtaccaatagtcgtctccACCACGGGTGTCATACCCAATCACCTCCACCACAGCCTCAAACTAATAGAACTTAAAGACTCCATCtacattttactacaaaaagCCGCAATCCTCAACACGTGTCGCATAGTACGAAAGTTCATGCAATTGGACGAACATGGCATAACACCTCAACACACACaataaacacacacatacacactacaCGCTACATTTACTTGGCACCCGCCCGTAAATGTAGTCAAAACTAGCCAAAAGGCTAAGAAGCAGAAATGTTTAccccaaaataataataataggtgGATGTCACATTGTAACCGTGAAACCACTTTTAAACACTACTCAAACTTGACACATTTTTATCACACATTATTTTATCTCTGTAGTCACATCTCATTAAACACACATCGCATCGTATTCTAGACATTCTAGACTATACTAAGAACTAGTTTTAGAGGTATGTTCTAGGTATGCAATTAGCTACCTGTCGATTAATACTGAAttaagattaattaattcaatagtGTTGTCGAGTATAACTGGTGTACCTACCTAAACAATATCTATACCAATATCACGTCTAATAcctacaaggtgttgatttgcatttgtgccatacttcaggaggaggacgtaaaatacgtaaataatcgattggaattacagtagacgggaaatagctaatatgcactgctttttttgtcattgtaatgtcgtagtatttcagaagtaatccaattttatgaatgaaatttatgaataatggttgcgtatgctttgtttttgcgtttgtgtgagagcgcagcacggttttaaggccagtaacacacgcgccaagtttaaatacggctaaatgacattgacggaattccgaaaaaaattaaaaaaaaaacgtacgtaccaatttttttgttgatttgggtcgagaaacattagcataattacgtccttgaatatggcacggatgcaaatcaacggcttgtattataaatgcgaaagtaagtcCATCCTGTGTATCTTTGCATGTCACGGAAAAACAATTCtaccgatttaaataaaatgtggcACCAAGATAAGTTATACCTGGTGCATTAGGAAACAAaggcttattttatttaggtacggGAAATTCATGTGAATCTACGAAAAATAGCCAGTGTATTTTTATACACTACTTAGCTATTTTTCGATTAATCTTTTTGGATTAGGCTTAAACCACATAATCTCTtgtgttcattattttttattttgtttcttttctttATG encodes:
- the LOC124638027 gene encoding uncharacterized protein LOC124638027, which produces METRSKSKRIGPLPGGDRRGTPGADAGCHSMRTVSGEELNRRAPTDKDTTADNSDDGDRHTDRTDTPIEPFSPSTISYTPSRASSPSIPSSPPTHSSPPHTSMRYYPPLPALNVARGASAFLPASTKAGKPRVRMRWSKEVNTFIMRTYFHITKLETDMTTYRQQLHELFTRQYPEISVSEQRISDQRRTIVRNKLLSQVEIDKLKEEVREQLETLSYIPMTETHTATQNTTQVQSHSPTQSQTNTQSQPYTHTPPYSQGTHTSTQTENITITLENDIETLENFHQNQLSDTYIQEIHEKLKTALTQYSGMDPAVRPKLPKLKYTPKLTHLVRIFNTIILHQYIDENMTIIDIHTLIYCTALVISEELNYKITEYTGNTRPRTVNKPPWQQRLERDIEKLRADCGRLTQYINNNRSNRVVKRVEAIFKNMTTHTRHENDNRKPEEFLDTLKQKLALKVHRLRRYNKAQERKHDNTMFATNEKNFYRNLHKSQIHTTTDINTNTQLPTTEQLESFWAGIWEDQVQHNDKARWITEETTKWNALEEMEFTNISESDINYTTAKLHNWKSPGIDKIHNYWYKKFDSLHKIIAKNFTDIVLGKQNIPDFIATGITYMLPKAQYSSQPSQYRPITCLPTIYKILTSVLTNKINKHLEHHNIIAEEQKGCRRGHMGCKEQLIIDSVIHKHATTKNRNLHCTYIDYKKAFDSIPHTWLIQILHIYKINPKIIDFLHHIMARWKTTLHLHYNNDTITTRQISIRKGIYQGDSLSPLWFCLALNPLSNLLNNCQAGYPLKHTTTDEITISHLIYMDDIKLYTKTEREMKQLIDITTEFSTDINMQFGLDKCKTLHIIRGKIKPGDYTVNTSDTIAAMEPTDLYKYLGYKQLKGLDHTSIKNTLISEYKRRVTAICKKQLSGKHFIKALNTYAIPILTYSFGIIKWSKTDIQQIERTTRTTLTKHNNLHPKSAIERLTIKRQNGGRGLIDINYLWQKQIHRLKTFFHTKSHTSIIHKSVTLNDHNFTPLNLHEQTDTQHNNTTDPQIQKIEDWKKKVLHGRHPHDLEQPHIDTIASNKWLKIGNLFPETEGFIIAIQDQIINTKNYRKYIIKDPTATNDKCRKCHTQPETIQHITGACTTLTQTDYTHRHNQVANIIHQKLALKHKLIQDTNTPYYKYTPQTVLENNTHKLYYDRAILTDRTVHYNRPDITLQDKINKVTYLIDIAVPNTHNLQKTIVEKISKYEELKEEVTRIWRQDKVYVVPIVVSTTGVIPNHLHHSLKLIELKDSIYILLQKAAILNTCRIVRKFMQLDEHGITPQHTQ